The following proteins come from a genomic window of Flavobacteriaceae bacterium MAR_2010_188:
- a CDS encoding L-alanine-DL-glutamate epimerase, with translation MKLSVKSYPFSLALRYPFTISRYTVENQDTFIVEISDGEFSGYGEATANPFYESTLDNLKKSVESVAVFIENSTDLHPDQLWEILHPHLLDNYFALCAIDCAFWDYYGKRNKIKLHQFFSNGRQPHILSSYTIGIDTLEKMKSKISDLPWPIYKIKLGTYDDLQIMKEIRNSTDSVLRIDANCAWTAKQTIEYSLVLRNFKVEYIEQPLKPDDLTGMKLVYSESVLPIIADESCQKYADVDKCAGHFHGINIKLTKCGGLTPALKMIRRGRELGLKIMVGCMTESTVGISNLLQLAPLLDYLDADGALLLKEDVAQGAKLKDGKVIFSDKFGSGIDFLFNKRASQNSFKDL, from the coding sequence ATGAAGTTATCGGTTAAGTCGTATCCATTTTCTCTAGCGCTGAGGTATCCATTTACGATTTCACGTTATACTGTAGAAAATCAGGATACTTTTATTGTTGAAATCAGCGATGGAGAATTTTCAGGATATGGTGAAGCTACCGCCAATCCATTTTACGAGAGCACTCTAGACAACTTGAAAAAATCCGTAGAATCGGTAGCTGTCTTTATTGAAAACTCAACCGACCTTCATCCTGACCAACTCTGGGAAATCTTGCATCCTCATTTGCTTGATAATTACTTTGCTTTATGTGCGATTGACTGTGCTTTTTGGGATTATTATGGGAAAAGGAATAAGATAAAATTGCACCAATTCTTTTCTAATGGTAGGCAACCCCACATACTGAGCAGCTATACTATTGGTATTGATACTCTTGAAAAAATGAAATCAAAAATTTCAGATTTACCGTGGCCAATTTATAAGATTAAGCTAGGCACTTATGATGATTTGCAGATTATGAAGGAGATTAGGAATAGCACTGATTCGGTTTTAAGGATTGATGCAAACTGTGCCTGGACTGCAAAGCAAACAATAGAGTATTCTCTAGTTTTAAGGAATTTCAAAGTTGAATATATTGAACAGCCCTTAAAACCGGACGATTTAACCGGAATGAAACTGGTTTACTCGGAATCCGTTTTACCCATTATTGCCGATGAGAGTTGCCAAAAATATGCAGACGTAGATAAATGCGCCGGCCATTTTCATGGCATAAATATTAAACTGACAAAATGTGGCGGACTTACCCCAGCCCTTAAAATGATTAGAAGGGGAAGGGAGTTGGGCTTGAAAATCATGGTAGGTTGTATGACGGAATCAACCGTTGGTATATCGAACCTTCTTCAACTTGCACCGCTTTTAGATTACTTAGATGCTGATGGCGCTCTGCTTTTAAAAGAAGATGTCGCCCAAGGAGCAAAATTGAAAGATGGTAAGGTAATTTTTAGCGATAAGTTTGGCTCCGGAATCGATTTTTTATTCAACAAGAGGGCTTCGCAAAACTCATTTAAAGACCTCTAA
- a CDS encoding DNA gyrase subunit B, which yields MSEENKKIYGADSIQALEGMEHVRMRPSMYIGDVGTRGLHHLVYEVVDNSIDEAMGGYCDTIKVIINEDNSVTTEDNGRGIPVGLHKKEGISALEVVMTKIGAGGKFDKDSYKVSGGLHGVGVSCVNALSEHLTATVHREGQIWEQEYQRGKALYPVKQIGDSDKTGTIVTFRPDPTIFTQTLEYNYDTLASRMRELSFLNKGITMILVDKRHKNSEGEFEGETFYSDEGLKEFVKFLDGNREPLMKDVIAFEGEKNDIPVEVAMIYNTSYAENLHSYVNNINTHEGGTHLTGFRRGLTNTLKKYADNSGMLDKLKFEIAGDDFREGLTAIISVKVQEPQFEGQTKTKLGNREVSASVSQAVSEMLTDYLEEHPDDARIIVQKVILAAQARHAAQKAREMVQRKTVMSIGGLPGKLSDCSEQDPTKCEVFLVEGDSAGGTAKQGRDRAFQAILPLRGKILNVEKAMVHKVFENEEIKNIFTALGVTIGTEEDSKALNLSKLRYYKIVIMCDADIDGSHIATLILTFFFRYMKELIEGGHVYIATPPLYLVKKGQKKSYAWNDKERDTIAQEFGGSVSIQRYKGLGEMNASQLWDTTMNPEFRTLRQVQIDNGGEADRIFSMLMGDEVPPRREFIEKNAIYANIDA from the coding sequence ATGAGCGAAGAAAATAAGAAAATTTATGGTGCGGATAGTATCCAAGCGCTAGAAGGAATGGAACATGTGCGTATGCGTCCGTCGATGTATATCGGGGATGTTGGTACACGTGGATTGCATCATCTTGTTTATGAAGTTGTAGACAACTCCATTGATGAAGCGATGGGTGGCTATTGCGATACCATTAAGGTGATTATTAACGAAGATAATTCGGTGACTACCGAGGATAATGGTCGTGGTATACCTGTAGGATTACACAAAAAAGAAGGTATATCTGCCTTGGAAGTTGTAATGACAAAGATTGGTGCCGGTGGTAAATTCGATAAGGATTCTTATAAAGTTTCGGGTGGTTTGCACGGTGTTGGTGTAAGTTGTGTTAATGCATTATCAGAACATTTAACTGCAACAGTGCACAGAGAAGGCCAAATTTGGGAACAAGAATATCAAAGAGGAAAAGCGCTCTATCCCGTAAAGCAGATTGGCGATTCCGATAAGACTGGTACAATCGTAACTTTTAGACCGGATCCAACAATTTTCACCCAGACATTAGAATATAATTACGACACCTTAGCAAGTAGAATGCGCGAGCTTTCATTCTTGAATAAGGGAATCACAATGATTTTGGTCGATAAACGCCATAAAAATTCTGAAGGCGAATTTGAAGGTGAGACATTTTATTCAGATGAAGGATTAAAGGAATTTGTTAAGTTTTTGGACGGTAACCGAGAGCCTTTGATGAAGGACGTAATTGCTTTTGAAGGTGAGAAGAACGATATCCCGGTTGAGGTCGCGATGATTTACAACACCTCTTATGCTGAAAATTTACATTCTTACGTAAATAACATCAACACTCACGAAGGTGGTACTCACTTAACAGGATTTAGAAGAGGTCTTACAAATACCTTGAAGAAATATGCTGATAATTCTGGTATGCTCGACAAACTTAAGTTCGAAATTGCCGGTGATGATTTCCGTGAAGGACTTACTGCGATTATATCAGTAAAAGTTCAAGAGCCTCAGTTTGAAGGTCAGACAAAAACAAAACTTGGTAACAGGGAAGTTTCTGCATCTGTCAGTCAGGCAGTGTCTGAAATGCTTACCGATTATCTAGAAGAACATCCAGATGATGCCAGGATAATTGTGCAGAAAGTTATTCTTGCGGCACAGGCTAGACATGCTGCTCAAAAGGCAAGAGAAATGGTTCAGCGTAAGACAGTCATGAGTATTGGCGGTCTTCCTGGAAAATTAAGTGATTGCTCAGAACAAGATCCTACCAAATGTGAAGTTTTCTTGGTCGAGGGTGATTCGGCGGGTGGTACCGCAAAACAAGGTAGAGATAGAGCTTTTCAAGCGATTTTGCCGCTAAGGGGTAAAATCCTTAATGTTGAAAAGGCTATGGTGCACAAGGTTTTTGAAAACGAAGAGATAAAGAACATATTTACTGCACTTGGAGTTACCATAGGTACCGAAGAAGACAGTAAAGCCTTGAATCTTTCAAAATTAAGGTATTACAAAATTGTAATTATGTGTGATGCCGATATAGATGGTAGCCATATTGCAACCCTTATTTTGACTTTCTTTTTCAGATATATGAAGGAGCTTATTGAAGGAGGTCACGTTTATATAGCAACTCCGCCATTATACTTGGTTAAAAAAGGTCAGAAGAAATCGTATGCTTGGAATGACAAGGAACGAGATACTATCGCACAAGAATTTGGAGGTAGCGTAAGCATTCAACGTTATAAAGGTCTTGGTGAAATGAACGCTTCACAACTTTGGGATACTACAATGAATCCTGAGTTTAGAACTTTACGTCAAGTTCAAATTGACAATGGAGGAGAAGCAGATAGGATTTTCTCTATGTTAATGGGGGACGAAGTTCCACCTAGGAGAGAATTTATAGAAAAGAACGCCATTTATGCCAATATAGACGCATAA
- a CDS encoding malate dehydrogenase (NAD): protein MKVTVVGAGAVGASCAEYIAIKNFASEVVLLDIKEGFAEGKAMDLMQTASLNGFDTKITGVTGDYSSTANSDICVITSGIPRKPGMTREELIGINAGIVKDVSSNLIKNSPNTIIIVVSNPMDTMTYLVHKTTDLPRHRIIGMGGALDSARFKYRLAEALGAPISDVDGMVIGGHSDTGMVPLTRLATRNSVPVTEFLSEERLNQVMEDTKVGGATLTKLLGTSAWYAPGAAVSGMVQAIACDQKKIFPCSTLLQNEYGLNDICIGVPVVIGRKGIEKVVIIKLSEEERNQMEKSAEGVKNTNDLLELHG, encoded by the coding sequence ATGAAAGTAACAGTTGTAGGAGCAGGAGCGGTTGGCGCTAGTTGTGCAGAATATATAGCAATTAAGAATTTTGCTAGTGAAGTCGTTTTATTAGACATTAAAGAAGGATTTGCTGAAGGAAAAGCAATGGACCTTATGCAAACGGCGTCATTGAACGGTTTCGACACAAAAATTACTGGAGTTACTGGTGATTATTCTTCAACTGCAAATAGTGATATATGTGTAATTACTTCTGGGATTCCAAGAAAACCTGGGATGACGAGAGAAGAATTAATAGGAATAAATGCTGGGATTGTTAAGGATGTTTCATCGAACCTTATAAAAAATTCACCCAACACAATTATTATAGTCGTTAGTAATCCAATGGACACTATGACTTATTTAGTTCATAAAACTACGGACCTACCAAGACACAGAATTATAGGGATGGGTGGAGCGTTAGACTCCGCAAGATTTAAATACAGACTGGCTGAAGCTTTAGGTGCGCCAATTAGCGATGTAGATGGAATGGTTATAGGTGGCCATAGTGATACCGGGATGGTGCCTTTAACTAGATTGGCAACTAGAAATAGCGTACCCGTTACAGAATTTTTATCTGAGGAAAGATTAAATCAAGTTATGGAAGATACCAAAGTTGGTGGTGCAACCCTTACCAAACTTCTTGGAACTTCTGCTTGGTATGCTCCAGGAGCCGCAGTTAGTGGGATGGTACAGGCAATCGCTTGTGACCAGAAAAAGATTTTCCCATGTTCGACCTTGCTTCAAAATGAATATGGATTAAATGACATTTGTATTGGTGTCCCTGTAGTCATTGGAAGAAAGGGAATAGAGAAAGTTGTAATCATTAAATTATCTGAAGAAGAGAGAAACCAAATGGAGAAAAGTGCAGAAGGGGTTAAAAACACCAATGATCTGTTAGAATTACACGGATAA
- a CDS encoding SecD/SecF fusion protein yields MQNKGLVKLFAILFGLVSIYQLSFTFKANQIEDRAEAIATSKFDTPDQIYAEEVRYLDSLSNKDVFDIGIAKFTYSEVKEKAMNLGLDLKGGINVILQISVRDILEGLSNNSKDPFFNQALDRAEEIQKDAQESYLESFFTAFDEIKGDTKLASPDLFANRTLSEDIDIQMSDNDVKDVLRTKVDESVISAFEVLRKRIDKFGVTSPNIQRLGNSGRILVELPGAKDVERIKKLLQSTAQLEFWDVYKTEEMASYVLQVNQAVIQETSERTVDIDTTEVAQSAEVADTTANTIAELTGDIQSDSTDVENSNPLGIVGLGNGGPVIATFNVASRQTALKYLNDPKYRALLPAEQRYVKFAWGLQPDDSEFVDLYAIKGNRENTPELSGAVITDARQSFNQRNEPSVSMQMNGKGSKIWEEMTGRAYQSQSQIAIVLDSIVYSAPGVTTGAISGGNSEISGSFSVNEATDLANVLRAGKLPASADIVQAEEIGPSLGQEAIDSGTQSFIIALTLVLIWMILYYGVAGGFADIALVFNILLIFGVLSGLGAVLTLPGLAGIVLTIGMSVDANVLIFERIREELDKGKSMKESVKDGFSNALSSILDANITTGLTALILFVFGTGPIKGFATTLLIGIVTSLFTAIFVTRLLVDWYVNSNKKLDFSTPITKNLFKSAHINFIGKRKMAYIVSGILILISLFSLFTKKLDQGIDFVGGRTYQVRFANEIDNEEVRSALNAQFGSAEVKTIGNNNQLKLSTKYKVDENSAEADEEVQSMLFTALKPFLPADITYDQFVDGSGSEMIGKMSSSKVSPTIADDIKKSSIWAILGSLVVVFLYILIRFKRWQFSLGAVAAVFHDIIIVLGVFSLTYNLMPFSMEIDQAFIAAILTVIGYSLNDTVVVFDRIRETLAERAGFKGGVNINLAVNSTLSRTLNTSLTTLVVLIAMFSFGSDSLRGLLFALIVGVVVGTYSSIFIATPIMFDTLKNKGIAPDPEHMDM; encoded by the coding sequence ATGCAAAACAAAGGATTAGTTAAGCTTTTTGCAATTCTATTTGGATTGGTAAGTATTTACCAATTGTCATTTACATTTAAAGCTAACCAGATTGAAGACAGGGCGGAAGCAATCGCTACCAGCAAATTTGATACTCCTGATCAAATCTACGCGGAAGAAGTTCGATATCTAGATTCTCTTTCTAATAAAGATGTTTTTGACATCGGTATTGCAAAGTTCACCTATAGCGAGGTAAAAGAAAAGGCCATGAATTTGGGTCTTGACCTTAAAGGTGGAATAAATGTTATCCTTCAAATTTCGGTTAGGGATATATTGGAAGGACTTTCTAATAATAGTAAGGACCCATTCTTTAACCAAGCTTTAGATAGAGCTGAAGAAATTCAAAAAGATGCTCAAGAATCTTATCTTGAATCTTTTTTCACTGCATTCGACGAAATAAAGGGAGATACCAAACTTGCGTCTCCAGATCTATTTGCTAACAGAACTTTAAGCGAAGACATAGACATTCAAATGTCTGATAATGATGTTAAGGATGTTCTTCGTACCAAAGTCGATGAGTCAGTTATTTCAGCCTTTGAAGTTCTAAGAAAGCGTATCGATAAATTCGGTGTTACTTCTCCAAACATTCAGCGTTTAGGGAATTCAGGTAGAATTTTAGTTGAATTACCTGGAGCAAAGGATGTTGAAAGAATCAAGAAATTATTACAGAGTACCGCTCAGTTAGAGTTCTGGGATGTGTATAAGACCGAAGAAATGGCTTCTTATGTACTTCAGGTAAATCAAGCTGTAATACAAGAAACTAGTGAAAGAACGGTAGATATAGATACTACTGAAGTTGCTCAAAGTGCTGAGGTCGCTGATACTACTGCCAATACTATTGCAGAATTGACCGGTGATATTCAGTCAGACTCAACTGATGTAGAAAATAGTAATCCATTAGGGATTGTAGGTCTTGGAAATGGTGGACCGGTTATCGCAACTTTTAATGTGGCTAGCAGACAAACAGCATTAAAATATTTAAATGATCCAAAATACAGAGCTTTATTGCCAGCCGAGCAGAGATATGTAAAATTTGCTTGGGGCCTTCAACCAGACGATAGTGAGTTTGTTGATTTATATGCTATAAAAGGAAATAGAGAAAACACTCCTGAACTTAGTGGAGCGGTTATTACTGATGCTAGACAATCTTTCAACCAAAGAAATGAGCCTTCAGTAAGTATGCAGATGAATGGTAAAGGTTCTAAAATCTGGGAAGAAATGACCGGAAGAGCTTACCAAAGCCAATCGCAAATCGCAATCGTTTTAGATAGTATTGTTTATTCAGCACCAGGTGTTACAACCGGTGCAATCTCTGGTGGTAACTCAGAAATTTCTGGTTCATTCTCAGTAAATGAAGCTACCGATTTAGCTAACGTTCTTAGAGCCGGTAAGCTTCCTGCTTCTGCAGATATCGTACAAGCTGAAGAAATTGGTCCGTCATTAGGGCAAGAAGCAATTGATAGCGGCACTCAATCTTTCATCATCGCACTTACATTAGTATTGATTTGGATGATACTTTATTACGGTGTTGCAGGTGGATTTGCAGATATCGCATTGGTTTTCAACATTCTTTTAATCTTTGGTGTGCTTTCTGGACTTGGTGCTGTGTTAACTTTGCCAGGTCTTGCAGGTATCGTATTAACCATTGGTATGTCAGTAGATGCAAACGTTCTGATTTTTGAAAGGATCCGAGAGGAACTGGATAAAGGTAAGAGCATGAAGGAATCCGTAAAAGACGGTTTTTCAAATGCGCTTTCGTCGATTCTGGATGCAAACATCACCACTGGTCTAACCGCCTTAATATTATTTGTATTCGGAACAGGACCTATAAAAGGATTCGCTACCACGCTTTTGATAGGTATCGTAACGTCATTATTTACTGCAATATTCGTCACAAGATTACTGGTAGACTGGTATGTAAATAGCAATAAGAAATTAGATTTCTCTACTCCTATAACTAAGAACTTATTTAAGAGTGCCCATATTAATTTTATTGGAAAACGTAAAATGGCCTATATCGTTTCTGGCATTTTAATCTTAATCAGTTTGTTTTCACTTTTCACCAAGAAACTAGATCAAGGTATCGATTTCGTAGGTGGAAGAACTTACCAAGTAAGGTTTGCGAATGAAATAGATAACGAAGAAGTTCGTTCTGCACTTAATGCACAATTTGGAAGCGCTGAGGTTAAGACAATCGGAAATAACAATCAGTTAAAACTATCTACTAAGTATAAGGTTGATGAAAACTCAGCTGAAGCAGATGAGGAAGTACAGTCGATGTTGTTTACTGCCCTTAAGCCATTTTTACCAGCTGACATAACTTATGATCAATTTGTAGATGGTTCTGGTTCTGAAATGATAGGAAAAATGTCCTCTAGCAAAGTAAGTCCTACCATTGCGGATGATATCAAGAAATCTTCTATCTGGGCAATCCTTGGTTCCTTAGTGGTAGTATTCCTTTATATCTTAATCAGATTTAAGAGATGGCAGTTCTCACTCGGTGCTGTGGCCGCAGTTTTCCATGATATAATCATAGTTTTAGGTGTCTTCTCACTTACTTACAATCTTATGCCTTTCAGCATGGAAATTGACCAAGCCTTTATCGCAGCAATCCTGACGGTGATTGGTTACTCCTTGAATGATACCGTGGTTGTATTCGATAGAATTAGAGAAACCCTTGCAGAACGTGCAGGCTTTAAAGGAGGTGTAAACATCAACTTGGCTGTTAATAGTACACTAAGTAGGACATTAAATACCTCGCTTACAACATTGGTGGTTCTAATTGCAATGTTCAGTTTCGGATCAGATTCTCTTAGAGGGTTGTTGTTTGCATTGATTGTGGGTGTTGTTGTAGGTACTTATTCATCGATCTTCATTGCAACTCCTATTATGTTCGATACCTTAAAGAATAAAGGTATTGCTCCAGACCCGGAACATATGGATATGTAG
- a CDS encoding prolipoprotein diacylglyceryl transferase — protein MHFLEIVWDPLKGIDILGFTLHFYSVMWIIAFLLGFMIMKRIFKKEGLGEDTLDSLFMYSVIGIMLGARLGHVIFYQPELFQEDFFSIFLPVRFNPEFKFTGFQGLASHGAAIAMIISMYIYNKKILHKTVLWILDRVVIPVASGAVFVRIGNFINSEIIGKPTGTDFGVVFTQLGETFPRHPAQLYEAFLYIFVFVALSYFYWNTNKSEKQGFLFGLFLLMLFTIRFIVEFFKEPQNPGREDWIFGMNTGQVLSIPFILIGLYFMFIYKPKTELKNEKV, from the coding sequence ATGCATTTTTTAGAGATAGTTTGGGATCCGCTAAAAGGGATTGATATTTTAGGATTCACACTTCATTTTTACAGTGTCATGTGGATTATAGCATTTTTGCTAGGATTCATGATTATGAAACGCATTTTTAAAAAGGAAGGTCTTGGCGAGGATACGCTCGATTCTCTTTTTATGTATTCGGTTATCGGGATAATGTTGGGCGCTCGTTTGGGACATGTGATATTCTACCAACCTGAACTTTTTCAAGAAGACTTTTTTAGTATTTTTCTTCCCGTTCGGTTCAATCCAGAATTTAAGTTTACAGGCTTTCAAGGTTTAGCGAGTCACGGTGCTGCCATTGCTATGATAATCTCAATGTATATATACAACAAGAAAATTCTTCATAAAACTGTTTTATGGATTTTAGATCGGGTTGTAATTCCGGTTGCATCTGGAGCGGTATTCGTTAGAATCGGGAATTTTATAAATTCAGAAATAATCGGTAAGCCAACCGGGACTGACTTTGGTGTTGTCTTTACCCAGTTGGGCGAAACCTTCCCAAGACATCCGGCACAATTATATGAGGCATTTTTATACATATTCGTCTTTGTTGCACTCTCTTACTTCTATTGGAACACCAATAAGAGTGAAAAACAAGGCTTTTTATTCGGACTGTTCTTATTGATGCTCTTCACAATTAGATTTATTGTTGAATTCTTCAAAGAACCGCAAAACCCAGGACGTGAGGATTGGATTTTCGGAATGAATACTGGTCAAGTGTTAAGTATTCCTTTTATATTGATCGGTCTCTATTTCATGTTTATCTATAAGCCAAAAACCGAATTAAAAAATGAGAAGGTATAA
- a CDS encoding cysteinyl-tRNA synthetase, whose translation MPLYSDQEIKIYNTLSGEKEIFKPINEGTVGMYVCGPTVYSNVHLGNVRTFMSFDMIFRYLKHLGYKVRYVRNITDAGHLENDADVGEDRIAKKARIEEIEPMEVVQRYTVDFHNILNTFNFLPPSIEPTATGHIIEQIEIIKTILDKGLAYEVNGSIYFDVLKYNETKSYGILSKRNVEDLIHNTRVLDGQSDKKNPQDFALWKKAEPQHIMRWPSPWSDGFPGWHLECTAMSTKYLGEHFDIHGGGMDLKFPHHECEIAQSEASNNQKPVNYWMHANMLIMNGKKMAKSTGNFILPTEIFTGKNPNITKGFSPSVARFFMLQAHYRSILDFTNNGLLASEKGFFRLMDAVSMMDELKTSKSSTLDINSWKQSCYDAMNDDFNSPILIANLFEGVKFINQIKEGSETISEEDLEVFKTTINTFIFDVLGLTSSTGVNTETDKLAAAVELLINLRQQARNNKDFAMSDKIRDELALAGIQLNDGKEGTTFTTSQG comes from the coding sequence ATGCCACTTTACTCTGATCAAGAAATAAAAATCTACAACACTCTTTCTGGAGAAAAAGAAATTTTTAAACCTATTAATGAAGGCACCGTAGGCATGTATGTTTGCGGACCGACAGTATATAGCAATGTGCATTTAGGAAACGTACGGACCTTTATGTCTTTTGATATGATTTTTAGATATCTTAAGCATCTCGGATACAAAGTACGTTACGTCAGGAATATTACTGATGCCGGACATTTAGAAAATGATGCTGATGTTGGCGAAGATAGAATTGCAAAAAAGGCTAGGATTGAAGAAATTGAACCAATGGAAGTCGTACAGAGGTATACCGTCGATTTTCATAATATACTAAACACGTTCAACTTCTTACCTCCAAGTATTGAGCCAACGGCAACAGGACATATCATAGAACAGATTGAAATTATTAAAACAATTTTAGACAAAGGATTAGCGTATGAGGTTAATGGCTCTATCTATTTTGATGTTTTAAAATACAATGAGACTAAATCTTATGGTATTCTGAGCAAAAGGAATGTTGAAGATTTAATCCATAATACTAGGGTATTAGATGGTCAGAGCGATAAGAAAAATCCACAGGATTTTGCGCTATGGAAAAAGGCAGAACCTCAGCACATTATGAGATGGCCATCACCTTGGAGCGATGGTTTCCCAGGTTGGCATTTAGAATGTACTGCAATGAGCACTAAATATTTAGGTGAACACTTTGATATTCACGGCGGAGGGATGGATTTAAAATTTCCCCATCACGAATGCGAAATCGCTCAGTCTGAAGCTTCCAACAATCAAAAACCGGTCAATTACTGGATGCATGCCAATATGCTGATTATGAACGGTAAAAAGATGGCGAAATCTACTGGCAACTTTATCCTTCCGACTGAAATATTTACGGGTAAGAACCCAAATATCACGAAAGGCTTTTCTCCTAGTGTGGCACGTTTCTTTATGCTTCAGGCGCATTATAGAAGTATTTTAGATTTTACCAATAATGGACTCTTAGCAAGTGAAAAAGGTTTTTTCAGGTTGATGGATGCCGTTTCAATGATGGATGAATTAAAAACTTCAAAATCTTCAACTTTAGACATTAATAGCTGGAAGCAATCTTGTTACGATGCCATGAATGATGATTTTAATTCACCGATTCTAATTGCTAATCTATTTGAAGGGGTAAAATTCATAAACCAGATTAAGGAAGGCAGCGAGACTATTTCAGAAGAAGATTTGGAAGTTTTTAAAACGACTATAAACACTTTTATATTTGATGTACTAGGACTGACCTCTAGTACCGGAGTTAATACCGAAACGGATAAATTGGCTGCGGCAGTAGAACTTCTTATAAATTTAAGGCAGCAAGCGAGAAACAATAAGGATTTTGCGATGTCCGATAAAATTAGGGATGAGTTGGCGTTAGCTGGGATTCAATTGAATGACGGAAAGGAAGGCACCACATTCACGACTAGCCAAGGATGA
- a CDS encoding GTP cyclohydrolase I → MHTIQKLMNKDLENIESVGDNHVGTSTNTPIRIDAFKLTTEEKIDIIKDDVRHILETLGLDLTDDSLKGTPMRVAKMFVKESFGGLLPEMKPKASTFLNKYQYGEMLVERNINVYSTCEHHLLPIVGKAHVAYISNGTVVGLSKMNRIVDYFAKRPQVQERLTIQIVKELQEVLKTENVACVIDAKHLCVNSRGIRDIDCSTVTSEYGGKFKEEETKREFLDYIKLETKFQ, encoded by the coding sequence TTGCATACTATTCAAAAGCTTATGAATAAGGATTTAGAAAATATAGAATCAGTGGGGGATAACCACGTTGGCACCTCAACTAATACGCCCATCCGCATTGATGCCTTTAAACTCACGACCGAAGAAAAGATTGATATTATAAAGGATGATGTCCGGCATATTTTAGAAACCCTCGGACTTGATCTTACCGATGATAGTTTAAAGGGTACACCTATGCGCGTAGCGAAGATGTTTGTAAAGGAAAGTTTTGGAGGTCTTTTGCCAGAAATGAAACCAAAGGCCTCAACATTTCTTAATAAATACCAATACGGAGAAATGCTGGTCGAGCGAAATATTAATGTTTATTCGACTTGCGAACATCATTTATTACCTATCGTTGGTAAAGCTCACGTCGCTTATATCTCAAACGGTACAGTGGTTGGTTTATCTAAAATGAATAGAATTGTAGACTATTTTGCGAAACGTCCACAAGTCCAGGAACGTTTAACCATCCAAATTGTTAAGGAACTACAGGAAGTCTTAAAAACCGAAAATGTTGCCTGTGTAATTGATGCCAAACATTTATGCGTTAATTCAAGAGGCATCCGCGATATTGATTGCAGTACAGTAACTTCTGAATACGGGGGTAAATTTAAGGAAGAAGAGACCAAAAGAGAATTTCTTGATTACATAAAATTAGAAACAAAGTTCCAATAA